The DNA sequence AGGAGGCGCACATGACGTCCGAGGGTCAGCAGCACCCCGGTCGTGAGCCGCAAGAGGCTGCGCCGGGCGCCGGTCACGGACCACGTACGGACGAGCAGTCGACCGCCTACCCCGGCGAGCGCCAGGCGACGCCGGGCAACAGCTGGGCCACGTTCGCCCCGGGCGTACGGCCGGAACAGTCCGCCCCCTGGGCGCCACCGGCCGCCGCTCCCCCCGTACCCGGCACCCCGCACCCCGGCGCCGAGCAGGCGCCTCCCGCCGCCGGCTATCGCAGTGAGTGGGGCAACCAGCCGGCGGCGTACCCGCCGCCCGGCGCGGTTCCCGGGGCGCCGGCCGCGCACGTTCCGCCGGCACCGCGCCCGGTGCACGAGCCCGAGCCGTGGTCGCCCGAGGAGGCGTGGGGCACCGGTGCCCGTAGTGGGCCCGGCCGACCCGCCGAGCAGCCGCCGGTCCACCAACGTCCGCTGGACGAGCCACCCGCCGGCACCCCGTTCGCCCCGGCCCCGGAGCCGGCCGCCCAGCCGTGGGCCGCGCAGGACCAGCCGCCCGCCGAGTGGGACGCCGGCCAGCGCGAGCCGGGCCGTTTCGAGGCCGTACGCGCCGCCTGGCGCGAGGACGCCCGCGAACAGGACGTCCGGCCCGGCAACGAGTCGGCGCAGCCGCCTTCGGCGTGGGCCCCGGCCGAATCCGGCCGGCAGCCGTGGCCGGCGCCGGAGTCCGGCTCGGCCTGGCCGCCGCCCGGATCGGTCCAGCCGCAGTCCGCCCCGCCGCAGTCGGCGCAGCCGCAGGTCGCCTGGCACCAGCCGGCACCGGCCGAGCCGGCCCGCGAGGTCACCCCGCCCGGCCAGTTCCCACCACCCGGCCAACTCTCCCAGCCCGGCCAGTACGCCGCCGGATCGGTGCCGCCGCCCGCCGGGCCCGGCCAGTACGGCCAACCGCTCGGACGCGGCGAGCCCGAGGGCTACCCGGCGCAGTCCGCCGGGTCGGACCGGTTCGCCCAACCGCTGGATTCCGGCGAAGCCTGGCAGCCCGCAGCCCCCGCGAACGGTGGCTGGCAGCCCACACCGGCCGCCGGCCCGGATCCCGGCTGGCAGCAGCCGCCGGCCGCGGCGGACAGTGGCTGGCAACCGCAGCCGCAGTCCGCGCCCGCCGGCGGCCCCGGCTGGCGGTCGACCGACCCCGAGCCGGCCGAGTACGAGGCCCCCGCCCAGCGCGACCCCGGATTCCAGTCGGCCGGGCCGGTGCCCGGCTTCGCCCCGTCCGGCGTGGTGCCGCTGCCGCCGCAGGAGGCCCGGGTGCCCGGCGCCACGCTCGCCGCGTCGCCGCCCGCCAACTACGAGTCCTCCTCGGCGTACGGGCAGCCGCCCGCCTACGACCAGCCGTCGCCCTACGGCCAGCCGCCCCAGCCGGGGACGGGCGAGCCTGCCCACCGGCCCGACGAGGACCCGCCGGTCATCGCCCCGGTGCCGCACCCGCGCTCGGCCGTCGACAACCCGCCCAGCGGCCGGATGTCGGTGCCCCAGCCGGCCGCCGAGGAACTGCCGGCCGGTGAGCCGGCACAGCCGGGCCGCCCCGTGTCGGCGAGTGCGTCGGTGCCGGTGTCGAGCCTGGTCACGCCGCCGCCGGCGGACGGCGGCACGCCCGGCCCGGCCCGGCCGTCGCAGCCGCGCGTCTACGGCCGGCCGGTCAACCCCGAGCCCGCCGTCGAGGAGCCGGCACCACCGCCGACCTCCGGCGCGCCCTTCGGCGCTCCCCCCACCTCCGGCACGCCCTTCGGCAGCCGGCCGACCTCCGGCCCGCCATTCGGTGCCCCGCCGAGCGCCACCGCCGACGACGACCCGGGCCAGGGCGACGGCGGTGCCCCCGCCGGTGCTCCGTGGCCCGGCCCCAACCAGGCCTGGTCCGACGAACCACGCTGGCCCGGCAGCACGCCGGCCCGGGAGCACGCCAACGGCTTCAGCCACCACGGACCGGCCGCCAACGCAGGATCGGCCCGGGTCGCGCCGTCCGACCCGCCGGCCGAGCCGACCGGCCAGTTCCGGGGTGCGAACGGGGCGCCGTACGGCGATCTCGCCGGCCCCGGCCCGGACGGCGGCCAGCCCGACGGTCCCGGGGGCCAGCCCGGCCCCTTCGGCGGTCCGTCCAACCAGTTCCCGTCCGGGTTCGCGGGAGCCGCTTCGGCGCCGCTCGCATACCCCGGGCCGGAGCCGACGCAGACGCCCGGTGGTCCGTTCCCCGGCAGCCCGGTATCCGGTGGGCCGACCTCGGGCGGTCCGGTGTCCGGGGCGCCTGCTTCGGGCGGCCCGGGTGGGTTCGCCCCGCCCGACCAGTACGGACAGCCGTTCGGCGGCGACTACGGCCAGCCGGCCGGGCCGCACGGCCACCAGCCGCACGGCCAGCAGTCCCACGGCCACCAGCAGCCGACCGGACCGTACGGCCAGCCGCTCGCGGCGGCCGGGCAGCCGGCTCCGGGCGCGGCCCCGAACTGGCAGGACCGGCAGGATCAGGACCGGTTCAACTCGTTCCGGCCCGAGGCCGAGGCGAAGCCGCAGCCGGCACCCGAGCCGGCCGCCGAGCCCGTGCCGCAGGTACGCAACGGTCGGGTGTTGATCGCCGTACTCGCCGCCGCGGTGCTGCTGGTCGCCATCCCGCTGGGTCTGGTCTGGTTGCTCAAGCCCAGCGACGAGGCGTTCAACCCTGCCGTCGGCGACTGTGTCGTGCAGTCGGGCGACCAGCCGACGGCGGCCAACTGTGGTGACGACGGCGCCTTCAAGGTGGTGTCGAAGGTCGGCACCCTCGAGGAGTGTGCCAACAAGGAACAGTGGATCGACGTACCGGCGACGGGCGGCGAGGCGGAGCAGGTGCTGTGCCTGGAGCCGGCGCAGCCCGCACAGCCGGCGACCAGCGGGTAGTCGAGAGCCCGGAACCCGGTTGGGGCAGGATCGTCGGTATGACGAAGGCACGCACCGACCGGGTCCGGGCTCCACAGCTGCGGGGTCGGGGATGGCTCAACACGGGTGGACGCGAGCTCGGCCTCGCCGATCTGCGCGGCAAGATCGTGATCCTCGACTTCTGGACCTTCTGCTGCATCAACTGCCTGCACGTCCTCGACGAGCTGCGGCCGCTGGAGGACAAGTACGGCGACGTGCTCGTGGTGATCGGCGTCCACTCGCCGAAGTTCGAACACGAGCGTGACCCGGTGGCGCTGGCCGCCGCGGTCGAACGGTACGGCGTCGCGCACCCGGTGCTCGACGACCCGGACCTGGACATGTGGCAGCAGTACGCGGCCAAGGCGTGGCCGACCCTGTCGGTCGTCGACCCGGAGGGCTACGTCGTCGCCTCGATGGCCGGCGAGGGGCACGCCGAGGGATTGACCCGGCTGATCGAGGAACTGATCGCCACCCACGACGCCAAGGGCACCCTGCACCGTGGCGACGGGCCGTACGTGCCACCGGCCGAGCCCGCGACGACGCTGCGCTTTCCCGGCAAGGCCGTCGAGCTGCCCGACGGTGACCTGCTGGTCTCCGACTCGGCGCGGCACCGGCTGGTGCGGTTCGCGCCGGACGGCGAGACGGTCGTCGGCGAGATAGGTTCCGGGTCCCGCGGCCGGTCCGACGGCACGGCCGAGACCGCGTCGTTCGCCGAGCCGCAGGGCCTCTGCGTGCTGCCGCCGCACACCGCCGAGGTGGCCGGCTTCGACGTGGTGGTGGCGGACACCGTCAACCACCTGCTGCGCGGTGTCCGGCTCGAGACCGGCGAGGTGGTCACGGTCGCCGGTACCGGCCGGCAGTGGCGGTCGACGGTCGACGACCTTCCGCACGACGCGCTGTGCGCCGACCTCTCGTCGCCCTGGGACCTGGCCTGGTACGACGGCCGCGTGGTGATCGCGATGGCCGGCATCCACCAGCTCTGGTGGTACGACCCGATCAAGCGCACCACCGGCGTCTACGCGGGTACGACCGTCGAGGCGCTGCGGGACGGGCCGCTGCCGGACGTGTGGCTGGCGCAACCGTCCGGCCTGTCGGTGTCGGCCGACGGGACCCGGCTGTGGGTCGCCGACAGCGAGACCAGCGCGCTGCGCTACGTCGAGGACGGTGCCCTGCACACCGCGGTCGGACAGGGGCTGTTCGACTTCGGCCACGTCGACGGGCCGGCCGGCGAGGCGCTGATGCAGCATCCGCTGGGTGTCTGCGC is a window from the Polymorphospora rubra genome containing:
- a CDS encoding LppU/SCO3897 family protein encodes the protein MTSEGQQHPGREPQEAAPGAGHGPRTDEQSTAYPGERQATPGNSWATFAPGVRPEQSAPWAPPAAAPPVPGTPHPGAEQAPPAAGYRSEWGNQPAAYPPPGAVPGAPAAHVPPAPRPVHEPEPWSPEEAWGTGARSGPGRPAEQPPVHQRPLDEPPAGTPFAPAPEPAAQPWAAQDQPPAEWDAGQREPGRFEAVRAAWREDAREQDVRPGNESAQPPSAWAPAESGRQPWPAPESGSAWPPPGSVQPQSAPPQSAQPQVAWHQPAPAEPAREVTPPGQFPPPGQLSQPGQYAAGSVPPPAGPGQYGQPLGRGEPEGYPAQSAGSDRFAQPLDSGEAWQPAAPANGGWQPTPAAGPDPGWQQPPAAADSGWQPQPQSAPAGGPGWRSTDPEPAEYEAPAQRDPGFQSAGPVPGFAPSGVVPLPPQEARVPGATLAASPPANYESSSAYGQPPAYDQPSPYGQPPQPGTGEPAHRPDEDPPVIAPVPHPRSAVDNPPSGRMSVPQPAAEELPAGEPAQPGRPVSASASVPVSSLVTPPPADGGTPGPARPSQPRVYGRPVNPEPAVEEPAPPPTSGAPFGAPPTSGTPFGSRPTSGPPFGAPPSATADDDPGQGDGGAPAGAPWPGPNQAWSDEPRWPGSTPAREHANGFSHHGPAANAGSARVAPSDPPAEPTGQFRGANGAPYGDLAGPGPDGGQPDGPGGQPGPFGGPSNQFPSGFAGAASAPLAYPGPEPTQTPGGPFPGSPVSGGPTSGGPVSGAPASGGPGGFAPPDQYGQPFGGDYGQPAGPHGHQPHGQQSHGHQQPTGPYGQPLAAAGQPAPGAAPNWQDRQDQDRFNSFRPEAEAKPQPAPEPAAEPVPQVRNGRVLIAVLAAAVLLVAIPLGLVWLLKPSDEAFNPAVGDCVVQSGDQPTAANCGDDGAFKVVSKVGTLEECANKEQWIDVPATGGEAEQVLCLEPAQPAQPATSG
- a CDS encoding NHL domain-containing thioredoxin family protein produces the protein MTKARTDRVRAPQLRGRGWLNTGGRELGLADLRGKIVILDFWTFCCINCLHVLDELRPLEDKYGDVLVVIGVHSPKFEHERDPVALAAAVERYGVAHPVLDDPDLDMWQQYAAKAWPTLSVVDPEGYVVASMAGEGHAEGLTRLIEELIATHDAKGTLHRGDGPYVPPAEPATTLRFPGKAVELPDGDLLVSDSARHRLVRFAPDGETVVGEIGSGSRGRSDGTAETASFAEPQGLCVLPPHTAEVAGFDVVVADTVNHLLRGVRLETGEVVTVAGTGRQWRSTVDDLPHDALCADLSSPWDLAWYDGRVVIAMAGIHQLWWYDPIKRTTGVYAGTTVEALRDGPLPDVWLAQPSGLSVSADGTRLWVADSETSALRYVEDGALHTAVGQGLFDFGHVDGPAGEALMQHPLGVCALPDGSVLVADTYNGAVRRFDPATDAMATVADGLAEPSDIVVTGSGAVLVVESAAHRLTRLAPGTVSAAGATTVDGPRRRAERPPTRLRGGEVLLDVIFTPAPGQKLDDSFGPSTRLEVSASPPELLVEGAGVGTDLSRRLVLDPAVPGGVLQVVAQAATCDAEAEHAACHLTRQDWGVPVTIAEDAEPRLALILRGLDT